CGCGGGGCGGGAAGGGGCTGATCGGCGCCTGGAGCGGGCTCGGGGCGACCAGGTCCCGGTGGTAGGCGTAGCGGCCGAAGTGCAGGATCTGCATCGCGATCCGCCCGCCCTCGCGGTGCACGGCCTCGGTGATGACCCGGTGTTGCTCGGCCTCCGCCTCGGTGGTGAGCTTGGCGCCGCCCTCGTAGGGCCGGCCCTCGTCGTTGGGGGCGATGCCGCCGGTGACGATCAGGCCCACTCCCCCGCGGGCGCGGGCGGCGTAGAAGGCGGCCATGCGCGCGAAGCCGCCCTCGGCCTCCTCCAGGCCGACGTGCATGGAACCCATCAGGACGCGGTTGGGCAGCGTCGTGAAGCCCAGGTCGAGGGGGGTCAGCAGGTGCGGGTAACGGCTCATCGGGCCCTCCGTGCGCGGTGTCGTACCCGCAGTTCTAGAGGACTACCCGCGGTTTGTGCAACTAGTTGCACAAGAGAGGAAGGGCACAGTGAGGCCGCTCAACGGCTCTGCAGGCGCACGTGCAGTTCCTTCTCCTGGTCGCCGGAGACCGTACTCAGGTCGTGCACGTCGAACAGCGAGTCCAGGGTGGTGCGGAACCGCTCGATCGCCCAGTACCCGCCGTGCAGGTCGGCCTCGACGGAGGACGACAGCCGGGCCGGCCGCGCGCCCTCGTGCTCGTCGGCGACGTCGAAGGTCCCGAGCCACACGGTCGGGCGCGTCTCGTGCAGTTCCTCGGGGACGTCGTCGGCGCACCGGTCGGACTCGAAGCAGGCGCACAGCGTGTCGAACACGATCCGGGCGTCGTCCTTGCTGCACCCGCTGATCTCCACCGAGACGGAGTGGGGGTGCGGTCGCTCGTGGTTCATCGCCATCGTGATCGCTCCTCTCGCGGCCACCACATGCCGTATCCGCCCCTACCCCAGCAAAGCACCACCTTCCGGTGAGCACTACCGGCAGTGCCCCTGCCGTGGTGGCGGTTTTTGCGGGGCGGCCCGCGCCGGGTTGGGAGATGGTGGTAGGTGACGGAAGGGGCCTCGGAGGGACGGCTCCGCGCGGTAGAACATGGGGTGTCGGCACCGTGACGGCGTGCCGCGAGGAACGGCGATTGCGGGGCGTGGGATGAGTGCAGCCGAGTATCCCGAGTCCGAGGGCGTCGAGCCGGTGCGCGGGTCCGCGCGGCCGAGCGGCCTGCTCGACGTCCTGCGCGTGGCCTCGGTGGTGCTGGACGCCGAGGGCCGGATCGTGCTGTGGAGCCCGCAGGCCGAGGAGCTGTTCGGGTACGAGGCGCGGGAGGCGCTCGGGCAGTACGCCGCCCGGATCATGGTCCACGAGCAGCACATCGACCTGGTGGTCAAGCTGTTCGCCGATGTCATGGGCACCGGGCAGAGCTGGGCGGGTGCCTTCCCCGTCCGGTGCAAGGACGGCAGTACGCGGCTCGTGGAGTTCCGCAACATGCGCCTGCTGGACGACCAGGGCGACGTGTACGCGCTGGGGCTGTGCGCCGACCAGTCGACCGTGCACCGGCTGGAGCGGGACGTGGCGCTGTCGACGCGGATGATCGCGCAGTCCCCGATCGGGCTGGCCGTCCTCGACACGGAGCTGCGGTACGTGTCGGTCAACCCCGCGCTGGAGGAGATCAACGGCGTCCCGGCCGAGGAGCACCTGGGCCGCACGGCCCGCGAGGTGGTGCCGCGGATGGACGTCGACGCCCTGGAGAGCGCGGCGCGCCGGGTGCTGGACACCGGCCGGCCCGTCGTCGACCAGTCCACGATCGGCCGCACCCCGGCCGATCCCCACCAGGACCACGCCTGGTCGATCTCGCTGTACCGGCTGGAGAACGCCTTCGGGACGGTGCTGGGCGTGGCCGTCTCGATCGTCGACGTCACCGAGCAGTACCGGGCGGGCATCGAGGCCGAGGCCGCCCGGCGGCGCCTGGCCCTGATCGCCGACGCCTCGGGGCGGATCGGCACGTCCCTGGAGCTGGACCGCACGGCCCGCGAACTCGCCGACGTGGCCGTGCCGGAGCTCGCCGACATCGCGGCCGTCGATCTGCTCGACGCGGTGGTGCAGGGCCGGCGCACCAGCCTCGGGCCCACCGAGGCGGCCGTGATCCGCGCGCTGGCCGTCCAGGGGTACGACTCCGCCGAGGCGCTGGAGGCGGCCGACCCTCCCGGGCAGGCGGCCCGGTACGCGCCCGACCGGCTCGTCACCGAGTGCGTGCGCACCGGCAGCCCGGTGATGCTGCCGGAGGTCGAGGACGAGGATTTGGTGCGCATCGCGCGCTCCCCGGAGGCGGCCGAGCTGCTGAGGCGGGCCGGGGTGCACTCCTATCTGGCGGTGCCGCTGATCGCGCGCGGCGAGGTGCTGGGTGCCCTGGACCTCAAGCGCACCCGCAATCCGCTGCCGTTCACCGAGGACGACCTGCTGCTGGCCCGCGAGCTGGCCGCCCGGGCCGCCGTGCAGATCGACAACGCCCGCTGGTACCAGGGCGCCCGCGACACCGCTCTCACCCTCCAGCGCAGCCTGCTGCCGAGTCATCCGCCGATGACGGGCGGACTGGAGGTCGCCTCCCGCTACCAGCCGGCCGGGGCCACGAGCGAGGTGGGCGGCGACTGGTTCGACGTGATCCCGCTGGAGGGCGGCAAGACGGCGCTGGTCGTGGGCGATGTGATGGGCAGCGGCATCCCCGCGGCGGCGGCCATGGGCCGGCTGCGCACGGCGACCAACACCCTCGCCTCCCTGGACCTCGATCCGGCCGTGCTGCTGGAGCACCTCGACAGGATCACCACGGGTCTTGAGCAGGCCATCGCCACCTGCGTGTACGCCGTCCACGACCCGCACCTGCGGCAGTGCCGGATCGCCAACGCCGGGCATCTGCCGCCGGTGCGCGTGCGGGCCGGCCGGCCGCCGGAGCTGCTCGACCTGCCGACCGGTGTGCCGCTCGGCGTGGGCGGCGTCGCCTTCTCCACGACCACCGTCGACCTCGAACCCGGAGACCGGCTGGTGTTCTACACCGACGGACTCGTCGAGACCCGCCGCGACCCGCTCGACGAACGCCTCGACACCCTGCTGTCCCTGCTCGACGGCCCCGACCGGCCGCTGGAGGAGGTCTGCGACCTGCTGCTGCGGACGCTGCACGAGCCGGACAACTTCGACGACGTGGCGCTGCTCATCGCGCGGGCGACCGCTCCGGACTGACCGACGCTACGGTCTGACGCCGATCACGACATGGGCGTGCCGTTCCTCCGAGACGGCCACGGAGGCCGTCAGACCGTTGCGCTCGAAGGCGGTGACGGCGGCCGGGGCCTGGTGCCGACTCGTCTCGACCAGGACACAGCCGCCGGGCGCGAGCCAGTGGGGGGCCTCGGCGGCGACGCGGCGCAGGACGTCGAGGCCGTCCGCGCCGCCGTCCAGGGCGACCAGCGGCTCGTGGTCGCGGGCCTCCAGGGGCAGCAGCCCGATCTCGCCGCTGGGGACGTACGGCACGTTGGCCGCGAGGATGCCGACCCGGCCGCGCAGCTCGCCGGGCAGGGCCTCGAACAGGTCGCCCTGGTGGACGTGGCCGCCGGCGGCGGCGACATTGCCCCGGGCGCAGCGCACGGCAGCCGGGTCTATGTCGGCGGCGTGCAGTTCGACGGGTCCGAGTCCGGCGGCCAGCGCCGCGCCCACGGCGCCCGAGCCGCAGCACAGGTCCACGACGACGGTGGAGCCGGGCGCCCGGTCCAGGGCCTGCTCCACCAGGAACTCGGTGCGGCGGCGCGGCACGAAGACGCCGGGTTCGATCGTGATGCGCAGGCCCGCGAACTCGGCCCAGCCGACGACGAGTTCGAGCGGTTCGCCCGCGACGCGGCGCGCGGTCATGGCGGCGGCCTCGGCGGGCGTGCGCGCGGTGGTGAGGATCAACTCGGCCTCGTCCTCGGCGAAGACGCAGCCCGCGGAGCGCAGGGCGTCGACGACGGAGGCACGGGACGGCGGCGTGGACGGTGGTACGGGAGAAACGGACGGCATGGAAGCCCAGAGCCTTTCGGGAACCGAAGGGCGCTCCGGCGGACGCCTACGGCCGGCGATCCGCGCGACATCGAGAGGAGAGCACCCGAGCTGACACAGCGGTAATGGGTCTCACCTCCCCGGCTTCGCACGGCTGGGTCCGTCCACAGCCGGCGGCCACACTACCCGACGGGCCGGTCGCCCGGCACGGCACAGTGCCCGCCGGGGCAACTGGTTGGATCATGCAACCATGGGAGGGGACGCAGCAGCGCCGTGAGGGAGGCCCCGTGCACACAGCCGACGCCGTGGAGACCATCCAGCGGGAGATGACGGTCTTCGCCCGCCGCGCCCGTGCCGCGGCCGGGCGGATGCACCCCGAGCTGTCGCTGGTGTCGTACACCCTGCTCGGGCACCTGGAGGAGAGCGGCGGGTGCCGCGCCACCGACCTGGCCGCCCACTACGCCCTGGACAAGTCCACGGTCAGCCGCCAGGTGGCCGCGCTGGAGCGCGCCGGCCTCGTCGAACGCCGCCCCGACGCGCAGGACCAGCGGGTCCAGGTGCTGCGCTTGACGCAGGCCGGGCGGCGCATCCTGGCCCAGGTCACCGAGAGCCGCCGGGCGGCCTTCCGGGAGCGGCTGGCGCACTGGCCGGCGGCGGATCTGGCGCGGTTCGCCGACTACCTCGTGCGGTACAACGCGTGGCCCGAGGGGCAGGGCCAGGACGCACGGACGCACGGCACGTACGGTTGAATACGCAATCACTGAGTTCGCCGGCCGGCGGGGCACCGCCGGCCCGGCCCCGGAGGCACCACCCCATGCACATCACCCGAGGCTTCACCGGGCGACCGCGCGTCGACGACCCCGGTCTGCCGCCCGGCCAGTACGACGCCGGTGACGACTGGCCGGTCCTGTCCGCCGAGGTCACGCCCGATCTCGCACCCGCCGACTGGACGTTCCGCGTCGACGGTCTGGTGGCCGAGCCCCGTACCTGGGACTGGGAGGAGGCGCACCGGCTGCCGCCGTCGGCGTACGAGGGCGCCATCCACTGCGTGACGAGCTGGTCGAAGTTCGGTGTGCGGTTCGCGGGCGTGTCCCTGGACGCCTTCCTGGATGTGGTCCGGCCCCATGGCTCGGCGACCCATGCCGTCGCCTACTCCCACACCGGCTACACCACGAACCTCCCGCTCGCCGACCTGACCGGCGGGCGCGCCTGGATCGCGTGGGAGTACGACGGCCGGCCGCTCGCCCCCGAACACGGCGGCCCGGCGCGGCTGCTGGTGCCGCACCTGTACTTCTGGAAGAGCGCCAAGTGGATCGCGGGTCTGCGGATCCTCGACCACGACGAGCCGGGCTTCTGGGAGCGGAACGGCTACCACGAGCGGGGCAACCCCTGGGAGGAGCAGAGGTACTCCGGTGACTGAGACCTTCGTTCCGCCCACGCGGTTCGCCGTGCCCGGACGCATCGCCGTGAGCGAGCAGGCCGCCTCCGTGTGGCAGACCGCGACACTGACCGAGATCCGCCGGGAGACCCCGCGGGCCTCCACGTACCGTTTCGCCGTGCCCGGCTGGCCGGGTCATGTGCCCGGCCAGCACCTGATGGTGCGGCTGACCGCCGAGGACGGTTACACGGCCCAGCGCCACTACTCGATCGCCTCCGCGCCGGACGCCTCTGGGCACGTCGAGCTGACCCTGGATCACGTCGAGGGCGGTGAGGTCTCGGGCTGGTTCCACACCGTGGCCCGGGTGGGCGACCGGGTCGAGGTACGAGGCCCGGTGAGCGGCTTCTTCGCCTGGCCGGGCGACCGGCCCGCGCTGCTGATCGGCGCCGGCTCCGGCGTCGTACCGCTGATGTCGATGGTCCGGCACCACCGGGCGCGGAACCTGGCCGTGCCGCTGCGGATGCTGGTGTCCGCGCGCAGCCCCGAGGAGCTCATCTACGCCCGGGAGTTGGGTGCGGAGACAACACCCGTCTTCACGCGGCGGGCACCGGAGGGTGTACCGGTGGGACGTATGGCGGCCGCCCATGTGGCGCCGCTCCTGGCCGAGCAGCCTCCGGGTGGGTGGGAGGCCTATGTGTGCGGCTCCAACTCCTTCGCCGAGCACGCTTCCCGCCTGCTCGTGACGGCCGGTCAGCCGGTGGACCGCATCCGGATCGAGCGCTTCGGCTGACCCCGACGGGGGCTGCTGCTCCCGGTGTTGGCGCGACCCGTGGCGTGTCCCCTGCCCCAGGGGCGGAGCCCGGTGTTTCGCCCCGGCCGGTCCGGGCACCCCGGCCGCAGGGCTTCGGCACGCGACGCGGCGCGCCACCGCTCCTCCCCTGCGCACGCACCGGCGCAGCCGGAGGGCGGACCGACGGCTCGGCCCACGCCGTACGGCGTTGCCCCTCCGTACGGCGTGGGCCGAGCCGGCCCGTCAGGCGGCGACGAGGCCGTGTGAGCGATCGATGTGCGTCGGAGGGGGTACCAGATCCGTGTGGACACTCGCACGTGTGGCGTGACGCGGAGGGAGCGGCGGCGCCGCCACCGCACCGCCGGTCCGGCCCTCCGGCAGCGGTGACGGCGAGGAGGTCGACATGCGAACCCGGGTGCGCGGCTGGCGATGGCGGCGCAGTCCGCTGCGGCGCCGGTCGGACGTCGTCGAGGCGTGGACGGTGCTGGTGGTCGCCGTCCTGGTTTCGGTGGTCGCGCCGCTGGTGGGAGTGGCGGCCGCCGTGTGGGCCCACGGCGAGGCGCGGGCGGTCTCGGCGGAGCAGCGCGCCGAGCGGCATCGCGTCCGCGCCGAGGTGGTCGACCGGAACGGCGGCCCACTGCCGTCGGTGCAGGCCGGCGGGCAACAGGCCTACCGGGCGACCGTACGCTGGACGGAGCCCGGCGAGGGCACGCGCACGGCGACGGCACGGGTCTCCGCGGGCACCCGGCCGGGCGAGGCCGTGGACGTCTGGTTCGACTCCCGGGGGCGGAACGTGAATCCGCCGGTGGACGGCACCGCGGTCTGGCAGCACACCCTCTCGATCGGCACGTGCGCCACGGGCGGTGCGGTGCTCGTGGTGCTGCTCGGCCACTGCCTCGTCCGCCGGGTGGCCATGCGCCGCCGGCTGGCCGAGTGGGAGCGGGCCTGGGCCCGTACGGAGCCGGAGTGGACGCGTCGCGACGCGTGAGGCGACCGTGCCCGCGCCCGAGTGCTCCACGAGCAGGAGCCGTCGACGGGCGCAGACCGCCGGAAAAGACCTGCCGGTCCTCCGGCCGCCCCCGTAATGTGATCATCCGCACCGTCTTCGCAGCCGCTCCTCACCCAAGGTGGTCCTGCATGGCACTGTTCGACCTTCCTCTCGACGAACTCCGTGAGTACCGCAGCGCGTCCGCCGAGCCCGAGGACTTCGACGCGTTCTGGTCCAAGACCCTCCAGGAGGCGCGCGAGCACGACCTGGACGCCCGCTTCGAACCGGTCGACACCGGCCTGTCCACCGTGCAGGTCTTCGACGTGACATTCGCCGGTTTCGGCGGCCACCCGGTCAAGGGCTGGCTGACCCTGCCGGCCGGGGCGCAGGGCCCGCTGCCGCTGGTCGTGGAGTTCATCGGCTACGGCGGAGGGCGCGGGCTGCCGCACGAGCACCTGCTGTGGGCGTCCTCGGGCCGGGCGCACTTCGTGATGGACACCCGCGGGCAGGGCAGCGCCTGGGGCGCGGGCGGCGGCACGGCGGACCCGGTGGGCGGCGCGCCCGCCTACCCCGGTTTCATGACGCGCGGCATCGACGCGCCGGAGCACTACTACTACCGCCGGGTGTTCACGGACGCGGTGCGGGCCGTGGAGGCGGCCCGTTCGCACCCCCTCACCGACCCGGCACGCACGGTGGCCGTCGGTTCGAGCCAGGGCGGCGGCATCACGATCGCGGTCGGCGGCCTGGTCCCGGACCTCGCGGGCATCGCCCCGGACGTGCCGTTCCTGTGCGACTTCCCGCGCGCGGCGACGCTCACGGACCGCCACCCCTACCGGGAGATCGGCCTCTACCTCAAGACGCACCGCGGCCGCACCGACGAGGCCCTGCGCACCCTGTCCTACTTCGACGGCGTCCACTTCGCCGCCCGCGGCCGGGCCCCCGCGCTCTTCTCGGCCGCCCTGGAGGACCAGACCTGCCCGCCCTCCACCGTCTTCGCGGCGTTCAACGCCTGGGGCCACGAGGACAAGGCGATCGAGGTGTACGACTTCAACGACCACGAGGGCGGCGGTCCCTTCCAGGAGGCGGCCAAGCTGCGCTGGATGCGCTCGCACATCTGATCCGGCCGTTCCCCGCCGACGGGCTTCCACCTTGGTCCGACCAGTCGGTACGTTCTTGGCGCCCGGGCCGCGAGACAGCGGGCCGGGCTCGAGACGACCGGCGGAGGGGTGGGGCCCATGCCCGAGCACGAGGTAGCCGAGCACGAGACATCCGAGCCCGAGGCGCGGGTGCACGGGCACTGCGACGCGCGCTTCGCGGCGGTGCGCGGGGCGTTCGAGGAGAACTTCCGGGAGCGGGGCGAGCTGGGCGCGGCGGTGACCGTCATCGTCGGCGGCCGGACCGTGGTGGACCTGTGGGGCGGCTGGGCCGAGGCGGCACGCTCCCGGCCGTGGGAGCGGGACACGCTGGTCAACGTGTGGTCCACGACCAAGGGCCCGGTGGCGCTGTGCGCGCACGTCCTCGTCGACCGGGGGCTGCTCGACCTCGACGCGCCGGTGGCCGCGTACTGGCCCGAGTTCGCCGCGGCGGGCAAGGAGAAGGTCCTCGTACGGCACCTGCTGTCCCACCGCGCCGGCCTGGCCGGGCTGCGGGAACCGCACTCCCTGGAGCAGCTCTGCGACTGGGAGCTGACCACGCAGCGGCTCGCGGCGACAGAGCCCTGGTGGGAGCCGGGCACGCGCTCCGGCTACCACGCGCTGACCTACGGCCACTTGGTCGGCGAGGTCGTCAGGCGCGTGTCGGGACTGCGGCCGGGGGCGTTCCTCGAGCGGGAGGTGACCGGGCCGCTCGGCATCGACTTCACCATCGGCCTGCCGGAGAAGGACTACGGCCGGGCGGCCGAGCTGGTCCAGCCGCCGGTCGCGACGACCAGTGAACAGGCCGCGGTATTCGCGCAGTTGACTCCGGCGGCGATCGCCGCGGTGACCAACCCGGCGGTGTCGGCCGCCGCGGCCGGCACACCCGGCTGGCGGGCCGCCGAGATCCCCGCGGCGAACGGGCACGGTACCGCCCGCGCGGTCGCCGAGCTGTACGCCGTCTTCGCGGGGCGCGGCGCCTACGGTGGTCACCGCGTCCTCTCCTCCGAGGCGGCCGAGCGGGTGCGCGAGAGTCAGGGCAGGTGCCTGGACCTGGTGCTCGGCGCCGGGCTCGCCGCCGAGACGGAGGCGGGGCTCGGACTCTGGCTCAGCGGGACCAACGGCTCCTACGGACCCAACCCGCGCGCTTTCGGACACGACGGCTTCGGCGGCTCCTGCGGGCTCGCCGATCCGGAGGCGGAGGTGTCCCTGGGCTATGTGATGAACCGCATGGGGCCTCATATCGCGGACGACCCGCGGAAGATGGCGCTGGTGGACGCCCTGTACGGCGCGCTGTGACGGCGGGCGCGGGCGGTCCGGTTCCGGCCGAACCGCCCGGCCACCCTTCCCTGCTGGTTTAGACCAATGCTAGACCTGGTGGCGCACCGAGCCCGCACGGCTACCGCACGTCACCGACAGGAGGCGCGGCATGGCCCGCACCACCCCGCCCGACCACCCGCCGACCGAAGAGGAGCCCCTGTACCGACGGATCGCGTCGGAGCTGCTCGGCGAACTGCGCGACGGCACCGTCCCACCCGGTGAACGCCTGCCGGGGGAACGGCGGTTGGCCGGGCACTTCGGGGTCAGCCGGGAGACCGTACGGCAGGCCCTGGAGCTGCTGCGCCGCGACGGCCTCGTCGCCACCGACCGGCGCGGCAGCCACGCGACCCTGCCCGGCCCGCCCGTCGAGACCCCTGCCTCGCTCACCTTCCCGGTCGGCGCCCGCGCCGCGACACCGGGCACCGTCTCCCGCGCCACCGTCGCCTGGGAGCCGCCCACTCCGGACCACGCCGAGGCGCTGGGGCTCGCCCCGGGACGTCCGACGCTGGTCCACCGCTATCGGTACGCGACCGCCGACGGGCGCGGGCTGCGGACCGCCGTGACGTCCTTCTCCGCCGTGGCGCTGACGGAGGTCGAGGAGCTGGCGCGCTATCGCGACCGCGCCGACGGCACGGCGGCCGCGCAGCTGCGGCGGGCCTACGACTGGATGCGCCGGGCCGGCCTGACCCTGCACCACCGCGACACCATCACCCGGTCCGCGAGCACGCCGTCGGTGCGGGTCACCCGCCGGGTGCACGACCAGTACGCGCGCCCGCTGGAGATCACCGACCTCGTCGTGGACGCCCGGCGGGACGCGCTCGTCTACGAGTTCACTCTGCCGGGCCGGACTGCGCGGCCCGCCACCGCCGGGGCGTCACGCCGTACGCCGCCTTGAAGCGGCGCGTGAAGTGGCTCGGGTCGGTGAACCCCCAGGCGCGGGCGACCGACGCGACGGTCCGGGTGCGCCCCACCGGGGAGACGAGGCCGGCCCGGGCCCCCTCCAGCCGCTGCTCGATGATCCACTGCTCCAGGCTCAGCCCGGCCTGCGCGCACAGGCGGTACAGGGCGCGCACGGAGATGCTGTGGGCGTGTGCGATACGGGCGGGCGTGAGGTCCGGCTCCGTCAGATGCGTGCGCGCGTAGGCGAGGACGCGCTGGAGCAGCGACTCGGCCAGCGCGGGCCGGGCGTAGGCGTCCACGCCGGCGGCCGAGGTGAGCAGCGCGCGCACCAGTTCCACGGTGGCCGAGCCGAGGGCGGCGGCGCCCGGGTCGCCGGCGAGGGTGTCGGCGTCGGCCTGGAGGCGGGCGATGTGCGCGCGGACCAGGTCGTACAGCGGACTGGCCCGCAGCCGTTCGGCGCCCCGGCGGACGATGTGCGGCGGCACGCCGAGGGCGTCGTACGGCACCTGGAGCGCCTGTGCGCCGCCGCGGCCGGACCAGGCGAAGTCGTAGGGGATCGTCAGGTCGTTGAGCATCAGCTCGCCGGGGTCCACAAGTTCCTGCCGGCCCGACTGACCGAACCGGCCCGCGGCGCGGACCTGGAGGGACAGGGAGACCATGGGCGCGCCTTCGAGACGCAGGTAGCGGGGGCTGCGGGTGACGGCCCAGCCGGACGAGCTGCTGGTGAAGAGCGCCAGCTCGCCGAAGTGCCACCGCTCCATGCGTGCGAACGCCCGCTCCCCGCCCTCCTCCATGCTGACCAGCGACGGCACGGACGCCGTGAGCAGCGCGGCCCGGAACGCCTCCACCCGCTCGCCCACCGGTAACTCGCTCGTGTCCAGCAGGATCATCCCCAGTCCTCTCCCTCCCGGCGG
This genomic stretch from Streptomyces sp. Go-475 harbors:
- a CDS encoding SpoIIE family protein phosphatase produces the protein MSAAEYPESEGVEPVRGSARPSGLLDVLRVASVVLDAEGRIVLWSPQAEELFGYEAREALGQYAARIMVHEQHIDLVVKLFADVMGTGQSWAGAFPVRCKDGSTRLVEFRNMRLLDDQGDVYALGLCADQSTVHRLERDVALSTRMIAQSPIGLAVLDTELRYVSVNPALEEINGVPAEEHLGRTAREVVPRMDVDALESAARRVLDTGRPVVDQSTIGRTPADPHQDHAWSISLYRLENAFGTVLGVAVSIVDVTEQYRAGIEAEAARRRLALIADASGRIGTSLELDRTARELADVAVPELADIAAVDLLDAVVQGRRTSLGPTEAAVIRALAVQGYDSAEALEAADPPGQAARYAPDRLVTECVRTGSPVMLPEVEDEDLVRIARSPEAAELLRRAGVHSYLAVPLIARGEVLGALDLKRTRNPLPFTEDDLLLARELAARAAVQIDNARWYQGARDTALTLQRSLLPSHPPMTGGLEVASRYQPAGATSEVGGDWFDVIPLEGGKTALVVGDVMGSGIPAAAAMGRLRTATNTLASLDLDPAVLLEHLDRITTGLEQAIATCVYAVHDPHLRQCRIANAGHLPPVRVRAGRPPELLDLPTGVPLGVGGVAFSTTTVDLEPGDRLVFYTDGLVETRRDPLDERLDTLLSLLDGPDRPLEEVCDLLLRTLHEPDNFDDVALLIARATAPD
- a CDS encoding putative protein N(5)-glutamine methyltransferase, translating into MPSVSPVPPSTPPSRASVVDALRSAGCVFAEDEAELILTTARTPAEAAAMTARRVAGEPLELVVGWAEFAGLRITIEPGVFVPRRRTEFLVEQALDRAPGSTVVVDLCCGSGAVGAALAAGLGPVELHAADIDPAAVRCARGNVAAAGGHVHQGDLFEALPGELRGRVGILAANVPYVPSGEIGLLPLEARDHEPLVALDGGADGLDVLRRVAAEAPHWLAPGGCVLVETSRHQAPAAVTAFERNGLTASVAVSEERHAHVVIGVRP
- a CDS encoding MarR family winged helix-turn-helix transcriptional regulator, giving the protein MHTADAVETIQREMTVFARRARAAAGRMHPELSLVSYTLLGHLEESGGCRATDLAAHYALDKSTVSRQVAALERAGLVERRPDAQDQRVQVLRLTQAGRRILAQVTESRRAAFRERLAHWPAADLARFADYLVRYNAWPEGQGQDARTHGTYG
- a CDS encoding sulfite oxidase-like oxidoreductase; amino-acid sequence: MHITRGFTGRPRVDDPGLPPGQYDAGDDWPVLSAEVTPDLAPADWTFRVDGLVAEPRTWDWEEAHRLPPSAYEGAIHCVTSWSKFGVRFAGVSLDAFLDVVRPHGSATHAVAYSHTGYTTNLPLADLTGGRAWIAWEYDGRPLAPEHGGPARLLVPHLYFWKSAKWIAGLRILDHDEPGFWERNGYHERGNPWEEQRYSGD
- a CDS encoding ferredoxin reductase; translated protein: MTETFVPPTRFAVPGRIAVSEQAASVWQTATLTEIRRETPRASTYRFAVPGWPGHVPGQHLMVRLTAEDGYTAQRHYSIASAPDASGHVELTLDHVEGGEVSGWFHTVARVGDRVEVRGPVSGFFAWPGDRPALLIGAGSGVVPLMSMVRHHRARNLAVPLRMLVSARSPEELIYARELGAETTPVFTRRAPEGVPVGRMAAAHVAPLLAEQPPGGWEAYVCGSNSFAEHASRLLVTAGQPVDRIRIERFG
- a CDS encoding acetylxylan esterase, which codes for MALFDLPLDELREYRSASAEPEDFDAFWSKTLQEAREHDLDARFEPVDTGLSTVQVFDVTFAGFGGHPVKGWLTLPAGAQGPLPLVVEFIGYGGGRGLPHEHLLWASSGRAHFVMDTRGQGSAWGAGGGTADPVGGAPAYPGFMTRGIDAPEHYYYRRVFTDAVRAVEAARSHPLTDPARTVAVGSSQGGGITIAVGGLVPDLAGIAPDVPFLCDFPRAATLTDRHPYREIGLYLKTHRGRTDEALRTLSYFDGVHFAARGRAPALFSAALEDQTCPPSTVFAAFNAWGHEDKAIEVYDFNDHEGGGPFQEAAKLRWMRSHI
- a CDS encoding serine hydrolase domain-containing protein codes for the protein MPEHEVAEHETSEPEARVHGHCDARFAAVRGAFEENFRERGELGAAVTVIVGGRTVVDLWGGWAEAARSRPWERDTLVNVWSTTKGPVALCAHVLVDRGLLDLDAPVAAYWPEFAAAGKEKVLVRHLLSHRAGLAGLREPHSLEQLCDWELTTQRLAATEPWWEPGTRSGYHALTYGHLVGEVVRRVSGLRPGAFLEREVTGPLGIDFTIGLPEKDYGRAAELVQPPVATTSEQAAVFAQLTPAAIAAVTNPAVSAAAAGTPGWRAAEIPAANGHGTARAVAELYAVFAGRGAYGGHRVLSSEAAERVRESQGRCLDLVLGAGLAAETEAGLGLWLSGTNGSYGPNPRAFGHDGFGGSCGLADPEAEVSLGYVMNRMGPHIADDPRKMALVDALYGAL
- a CDS encoding GntR family transcriptional regulator → MARTTPPDHPPTEEEPLYRRIASELLGELRDGTVPPGERLPGERRLAGHFGVSRETVRQALELLRRDGLVATDRRGSHATLPGPPVETPASLTFPVGARAATPGTVSRATVAWEPPTPDHAEALGLAPGRPTLVHRYRYATADGRGLRTAVTSFSAVALTEVEELARYRDRADGTAAAQLRRAYDWMRRAGLTLHHRDTITRSASTPSVRVTRRVHDQYARPLEITDLVVDARRDALVYEFTLPGRTARPATAGASRRTPP
- a CDS encoding helix-turn-helix domain-containing protein → MILLDTSELPVGERVEAFRAALLTASVPSLVSMEEGGERAFARMERWHFGELALFTSSSSGWAVTRSPRYLRLEGAPMVSLSLQVRAAGRFGQSGRQELVDPGELMLNDLTIPYDFAWSGRGGAQALQVPYDALGVPPHIVRRGAERLRASPLYDLVRAHIARLQADADTLAGDPGAAALGSATVELVRALLTSAAGVDAYARPALAESLLQRVLAYARTHLTEPDLTPARIAHAHSISVRALYRLCAQAGLSLEQWIIEQRLEGARAGLVSPVGRTRTVASVARAWGFTDPSHFTRRFKAAYGVTPRRWRAAQSGPAE